A window of Candidatus Tectomicrobia bacterium genomic DNA:
GGAGAATAATTCACCGCCATTCATCTTCTCATTCTTCGTCTCGGTCCGTAGGGGCGAGGCATGCCTCGCCCCTACGTATTGAGATGGCGGATTCCGCAGGCTGCCTTCCGGAGCGGCCCCGTTTGATGAAGCCGCCCGGATGGGCTATATAGACGCCGTTCCCGTCCAGAGCGGCGCCGGCCCGGGCCGCTCCCTCCGTCCCACGGGGCCTCCGGCCTTTCGCCCCCGGCCCCCTCGCCCGGTGGTTCCCAAGCGATGCCGGACGATCACTTTCGCGGCAAGGTGGCCCTCGTCACGGGCGGCTCGCGGGGCATCGGGGCGGCCGTGGCCCGGCGCCTCGCGCGCGCCGGCGCCGATCTCGTCATCAACCACCGGGAGGCCAGGGGCCGCTCGGCGGAGCTGGCGGCCGGGGTGTGCCGGGAGGCCGGGGAGCTGGGCGTGCGCGCCGTGGCGGCCCCCGCCGACATCTCGGATAAGAACGCCGTCCTCTCGATGGTCGCGCGCGCCGGGCGGGAGTTCGGCCGGCTCGACGTGCTGGTGCTGAACGCGGCGCGCGCCCCCTTCAAGCCCTGGGAGAAGCTCCTCGAGCGCGACCTGCGCCAGCTCGTCGAGACGAACTTCCTGGGCAACGTCTTCTGCATGCAGGCGGCGCTCCCGCTCCTCGCCCGGCAAGGGGGCTCGGTCGTGTTCGTGTCGAGCCTGGGGAGCCGCTTCTACAATCCCGACTATCCCCTGGGCGCCATGAAGGCCGCGATGGAGGCGGCGGTGCGCCACTGGGCGGAGAGCTTTGGGGAGAAGGGGATCTCCGTCTGCGCGGTGTGCGCCGGGCTGGTGAAGACGGACTCCTTCAAGACTCTGCGGATGATCCAGCCCGAGCTGGAGAGCCTCCCGGAGCGGCTCTTCGTCACCCCCGAGGAGGTGGCTGAGGTGGTCTGGTTCCTGGCCGGGCCCATGGGCGCCGTCTTCCGGGGGCAGACCCTGGTGGCCGACCGGGGGATGAGCAACCGCCTCCTGCGCCCGCCCGAGGGGGGATGAGAGAAGGGGAATCTTTGGCGGGGCCGGTTCGTTGTAGTCGCCCTTACGGACCCAAGAAGGCCTCCGGAGGCGCGTTCCGCCCCCCTCTCCCTCCGGGAGAGGGGATGGGGGTGAGGGAAGGAACGGCGGCTTCTCCCTCACCCGGGCATCCAAGCGGCAAGCCGCTTGGATGCCCCACCCTCTCCCAAGGGGAGAGGGAAAAAGCCGGCATTCCCAAGCGGGCGCCGTGTTCGGATTGCGCGGCTGCCGGCGGCATCCTTCCCCCCGGTTGCGTTCCGGGGAAGGCCCCGGTTTAATACGGCGGCTGGCTCGGACAGGCCTGAAGCGGCGGCGAAGGCGGGAGCCTTCCGGAATCAAGAAGTTGAGGAGCGTCCATGGCACAGAATTTGATCGGCGAAGAGCGGATTCTCGAGGAAGTGAAGGAAGCCATCGCCCACACCACGGGGGTGGAGAAGGCGGCCATCACGCCGGACAGCTCCCTGGTGCAGGACCTGGGCGTCCTCTCCCTCGACTTCCTGGACGTGAACTTCCGGCTGGAGCAGGTCTTCGGGATCAAGATGGCCCGCAACTTCGTCCTCGAGCACGCCGAGGAGCTCTTCGGCGAGGGGACGGTCATCAACCCGGACAACGAGGTGACGGAGAAGGGCGTCGAGATCCTCAAGCTCCGCGTGGGCGAGAAGGCGGAGGGCCTCGAGCCCGGCACCCCGGTGGACGAGCTCCCGGCCCTCGTCACCCCCCGCACCCTGACCAAGGCCATCCGCGACATCCTCGACTGCCTGCCCGAGAAGAGCCCCGCCGGGGCGGACTGGACGGTCAAGGACGGCACCCGCATCGTCTGCTCGAAGACGGGGACGCCCGCCGCCCTGCCGAGCGGGGACGAGATCGTCCAGCGCTGGCTCAAGTCCCTCCAGGAAGAGAAGCAGCTCTTCTAGCCCCGCCGCCGCGCCCGGGAGATGCAGATGCCGAGGAAGCGCGTGGTGGTGACGGGCTACGGCGCGGTCACTCCGCTCGGGCCCGACGTGGCCTCCACCTTCGCCGCCGCGCGCGAGGGCCGCTCCGGCATCCGCCCGCTGCGGAACTTCGACCCCGCCCGCCTGCCCTGCCAGATCGGAGGCGAGGTCGAGGACGCCTGGCTCGACGGGCGGCCGGACCCCTCCCGCCGGCTCGACAAGTTCTCCACCCGGGGCGTCAGGATGATGCGCCTCGCGGCGGCCGAGGCCGCAGCCGCGGCCCGCCTGGGCGAGATCGGGGACCGCTCCCGGATCGGCGTGACGCTCGGCTCCCACGGCGAGCACCCGGGCGTGGGGGATCTGATGCGGATCTTCCCCCACTGGCGGCCCGCGAGCGGGAAGGCCTGGGACGGCGCCTGGGACTACGAGAGCCTCGCCGGGGCGGGGGGCTACGACTTCCTCGCCTTCTACCGCCGCAAGGTGGACGTGGCGACCTCCGTCCTCGCGGTCTCCCTCGACTGCCAGGGGCCCACGGCCTCCATCTGCTCGGCCTGCGCGGCGGGCGCCCAGGCGGCGGGGGAGGCGGTGCGGCTCATCCGGGACGGCAAGGCCGACGCCATGGTGGCGGGCGGCTGCGAGTCGGCGCTCTCCTTCGTGGGCTTCGTGGGCTTCGTCCTCCTGACCGCCCTGGTCGAGAAGTACGAGAGCCCCGAGAAGGCCTCGCGCCCCTTCGACCGCAAGCGCAACGGCTTCGTCATGAGCGAGGGGGCGGGGGCACTCGTGCTCGAGGAGCTGGATCACGCCCGGGCCCGGCGGGCGCCCATCCTGGGCGAGGTGCTGGGCTACGGCGACTCCGCCGACGCCTTCCGCATCACCGACATGCACCCGAAGGGCATGGGGGCCGTGCTCGCCATGCGCCGCGCGCTCGCCGACGCGGGAGTCGAGCCCGCCCGGATCGAGTACATCAACGCCCACGGCACCTCCACCCCCAAGAACGACTTGACCGAGACCCTGGCCATCAAGGAAGTCTTCGGCGAGCACGCCCGGCGCGTCCCGATCAGCTCGAACAAGTCCATGCTCGGGCACACCATCGGCGCGGCGGGGGCCATCGAGGCCATCCTCACGCTGGAGGGGATGCGCCGCTCGGAGATCCTCCCCACCATCAACTACGAGAACCGCGACCCCAAGTGCGACCTCGACTACGTGCCGAACGAGACCCGCCCCGCCGCCCACCGCCTCGCCCTCTCCAACAGCTTCGGCTTCGGCGGCCAGAACGCCTGCCTCTGCCTGGGCCGCTTCGAGGACGGCTGAGCGGGATGCCGACCCCCCTGGCCGTCACCGGCGCGGGTGCCGTCAGCGCCGCCGGGCGCGGGCTGGACGCCCTGTGGAAGGCCCTGATGGAGGGCCGCGCCTTCCCCGTCCTGGATCTGGACCCCCAGCTCGCGGGCTTCGCCCCCATCGCCACGGCGCGCGCCCCCCGCCTCGATCCGGCCGCCCTCGGGGCGGACCTCCGCGCGGCCCGGCTCATGGGCCGCCACACCCACATGCTCCTGGCCTGCGCCGCTGACGCCCTCGCCGGGGCGGAGCGCGCCGGCGGGTCCCTCCGGGGCGCCGAGACGGGCTTCTTCGCGGCGCTGGACTCGGTGGATCCCGCGGAGGGAGACCTCGAGCCCGCCGCCCTCGCCTCGCTGGAGGAGGGGGGCTTCAGCCCCGCGCGCTTCTTCGCCCAGGGCCAAGCGGCCATCCATCCGCTCTGGCCGCTGGCCATGCTCAACAACATCGCCCACTGCCAGGCGGCCATCCAGCTCGGGCTGAAGGGGGAGAACGCCACCTTCGCCCCCGGACCCGAGGCGGGCGTCCAGGCGGTCGCGGAGGCCGCCTGCGCCGTGCGCGAGGGCCGGGCGCGGGCCGCCCTCGCGGCCGGGGTGAGCACGGTGGTTTCGGCCCGGGCCGTGGCCCGCCACCGGGAGCGGGGCCTCCTCCCCCCCGGCGCGGGGCTCGGGGCGGGCCGCCCCTTCGCGGGGGGGCCGGGCGCCCTCCTCGGGGAGGGCGCGGCGGGGTTGATTCTGGAATTGCCGGACCGAGGCGGGGACAGGCCCGCCCTCGGGTATCTGGCCGGCTGGGGCAGCGCCCGCGCGATTGAGAACCGGGTGAGCTTGCCCGGGGCCATCCGGGCGGCGGCCGGGGCGGCGCTGGCCTCGGCGGGGATCGGGCCCGGGGAGATAGGCCTCGTGATCCCGGACGGCGCGGGAGAGGCCCGGGCCGAGGCGGCGGAGGCAGAGGCGCTCTCGGGCCTTTTCGGGGGCCGCCGCCCCCTCGCCCTTGCCACCAAGGGCGCGTTGGGCCACCTTCTGGGGGGCGCCCCGGCGGTGGACTTCCTGCTCGCGCTGCGCTGCCTCAGGGAGGGGCGGGTGCCCCCCAGCCCCCGGCGCGGGAGCCTCGCGGACGGGGTGCTGCGCTTTCCCGGAACGCCCGAGCGGGCCGAGGGCCTGGGCCATGCCCTGGTCCTGGGCCTGGGGCGGGACGGCGCCTGCGGGGCGCTGGTCGCGGCGGGGGGGGTAGACCCGCCTTTTCGGGCGAGGAATGTTTGTAGGGGCGAGGCATGCCTCGCCCCTACGGACGAATGGTCGGCGGATTTTTCGTAGGGGCGTTCGATGCGCTTCCTCTTCTTCGACCGGGTGCTGGAGGCCGAGCGCGGGAAGCGCATCCGCGCCGTGAAGACCTTCCCCCTCTCCGAGCCTTTCCTGAACGGCCACTTCACGCGGGCGCCGCGCGTGCCCGCCGCCCTTCTTCTCGAGACCATGTGCCAGGCGGCGGGCTGGTTCGTCCTCTACTCCTACGGCTTCGAGGTCTCGTGCGTCATCTCGCTCGCCGAGAACGTGCGGCTCACGCCCGATCTCCGCCCGGGCGCGGCGGTCGAGGTGGTGGGCGAGATTGTGGACACGAACACGCGCGCCACCCTCGCCCAGGCGCGCATCGAGGAGAATGGCGGGGTGATCGCGAGCGCCGAGCGGCTCATCTTCCCCCATTTCCCCACGGCCAACCCGGGGGAGATGGAGCGGCACTTCCGCGCCTACGGCTGGCTGGAGGGCCTTCCCGCGGGGGAGGTTCGCTGATGGCGCGCCCGGTGGCGGTGACGGGGATGGGGCTCGTGACCCCGCTCGGCGCGGACATCGAAACCGCGTGGAAGCGCGCCCTCGCGGGCGAGTCGGGCGTCCGGTCCATCCGCTCCTTCGACGCCTCGGGCCTCCCGGTCTCCGGGGCGGGGGAGGTTTCCGCGGAGGAGATGGCCGCCCTGCGCGCCCGCCTGCCCGAGGAATTCTCCGGGGAGGGCGAGCGCCGGGTGCTCTTCGCCCTGGACGCGGCCCAGAGCGCCTTCGCCGGGGCGGGCCTGGCGCCTGGGGAGATCGATCCCCTCCGCGCCGGGGTGGTGATGGGCACCGGCCTCGGCACCTACCGCATGGAGGATTTCGCCGCCTGCGCGGCACCCGAAGGGAAAGCGGACTGGCCGCGCTTCGCGCGCGAGGCGGCGCGGGCCCACCCGGGAGGCTACTTCAAGAACCCGCCCGAGCGGGCCACTTCCCTCATCGCCCGCTTCCTGGGGTTGGCGGGGCCCGCCGCGACCCTCACCTCGGCCTGCGCGGCGGCCGCCCAGGCGGTGGGGCTGGGGATGCGGATGATCCGGCGGGGCGAGGCGGACGTGGTGCTCTGCGGCGGGGCGGACTCGATGATCCACCCGCTCGGGATGGCCATCTTCCTCCTCCTGGGCGCGGCCTCGACGGCGGCGGGGCCGCCCGAATCCGTCTGCCGGCCCTTCGACCGGAGGCGCTCGGGCCTCGTGGTGGGGGAGGGGGCGGGGGTGGTGGTGCTCGAATCGGAAGAACACGCCGCCCGCCGGGGGGCCGAGCCCCATGCGCTCCTTTGCGGCTATGGGGCCAGCATGGACGCCTATCAGGTGACGGCCCCCGACCCCCGGGGAGGGGGGGCGGCGCGCGCCATGGCGGGGGCGCTCCGGGACGCGGGGGCAGCCCCCGGGGAGATCGCCTACGTGAACGCCCACGGCACGGGGACCAGGCTCAACGACCCGGCCGAGACCCTGGCCATCAAGGAGGTGTTCGGGGATGCGGCGAAGAGGCTGGCGGTGAGCTCCACCA
This region includes:
- a CDS encoding SDR family oxidoreductase, which produces MPDDHFRGKVALVTGGSRGIGAAVARRLARAGADLVINHREARGRSAELAAGVCREAGELGVRAVAAPADISDKNAVLSMVARAGREFGRLDVLVLNAARAPFKPWEKLLERDLRQLVETNFLGNVFCMQAALPLLARQGGSVVFVSSLGSRFYNPDYPLGAMKAAMEAAVRHWAESFGEKGISVCAVCAGLVKTDSFKTLRMIQPELESLPERLFVTPEEVAEVVWFLAGPMGAVFRGQTLVADRGMSNRLLRPPEGG
- a CDS encoding beta-ketoacyl-[acyl-carrier-protein] synthase family protein translates to MPRKRVVVTGYGAVTPLGPDVASTFAAAREGRSGIRPLRNFDPARLPCQIGGEVEDAWLDGRPDPSRRLDKFSTRGVRMMRLAAAEAAAAARLGEIGDRSRIGVTLGSHGEHPGVGDLMRIFPHWRPASGKAWDGAWDYESLAGAGGYDFLAFYRRKVDVATSVLAVSLDCQGPTASICSACAAGAQAAGEAVRLIRDGKADAMVAGGCESALSFVGFVGFVLLTALVEKYESPEKASRPFDRKRNGFVMSEGAGALVLEELDHARARRAPILGEVLGYGDSADAFRITDMHPKGMGAVLAMRRALADAGVEPARIEYINAHGTSTPKNDLTETLAIKEVFGEHARRVPISSNKSMLGHTIGAAGAIEAILTLEGMRRSEILPTINYENRDPKCDLDYVPNETRPAAHRLALSNSFGFGGQNACLCLGRFEDG
- a CDS encoding beta-ketoacyl-[acyl-carrier-protein] synthase family protein, with product MARPVAVTGMGLVTPLGADIETAWKRALAGESGVRSIRSFDASGLPVSGAGEVSAEEMAALRARLPEEFSGEGERRVLFALDAAQSAFAGAGLAPGEIDPLRAGVVMGTGLGTYRMEDFAACAAPEGKADWPRFAREAARAHPGGYFKNPPERATSLIARFLGLAGPAATLTSACAAAAQAVGLGMRMIRRGEADVVLCGGADSMIHPLGMAIFLLLGAASTAAGPPESVCRPFDRRRSGLVVGEGAGVVVLESEEHAARRGAEPHALLCGYGASMDAYQVTAPDPRGGGAARAMAGALRDAGAAPGEIAYVNAHGTGTRLNDPAETLAIKEVFGDAAKRLAVSSTKSLIGHLIAACGGPELIFTVLSVQRGVVHPTRNLENPDPKCDLDCVPGGAREMPVAAAISNSFGFGGQNAALVVRKAA